One genomic segment of Pongo pygmaeus isolate AG05252 chromosome 19, NHGRI_mPonPyg2-v2.0_pri, whole genome shotgun sequence includes these proteins:
- the LOC129017953 gene encoding LOW QUALITY PROTEIN: chorionic somatomammotropin hormone 2 (The sequence of the model RefSeq protein was modified relative to this genomic sequence to represent the inferred CDS: substituted 1 base at 1 genomic stop codon), which produces MEETQQKSNSELLRISLLLIESXLEPVRFLRSIFTNNLVYDTSDSDDYHLLKDLEEGIQTLMGRLEDGSPRTGQIFKQTYSKFDTNLHNHDTLLKNYGLLHCFRKDMDKVETFLRIVQCRSVEGSCGF; this is translated from the exons ATGGAGGAAACGCAGCAGAAATCA AACTCAGAGCTGCTCCGCATCTCCCTGCTGCTCATCGAGTCGTGACTGGAGCCCGTGCGGTTCCTCAGGAGTATCTTCACCAACAACCTGGTGTATGACACCTCGGACAGCGATGACTATCACCTCCTAAAGGACTTAGAGGAAGGCATCCAAACGCTGATGGGG AGGCTGGAAGACGGCAGCCCCCGGACTGGGCAGATCTTCAAACAGACCTACAGCAAGTTTGACACAAATTTGCACAACCATGACACACTGCTCAAGAACTACGGGCTGCTCCACTGCTTCAGGAAGGACATGGACAAGGTCGAGACATTCCTGCGCATCGTGCAGTGCCGCTCTGTGGAGGGCAGCTGTGGCTTCTAG